A window from Leptothermofonsia sichuanensis E412 encodes these proteins:
- the rimO gene encoding 30S ribosomal protein S12 methylthiotransferase RimO, with product MGNKPTIAVTHLGCEKNRVDTEHMLGLLVQAGFPVDSDEEFADYVIVNTCSFIQAAREESVRTLVELAEARKKIVITGCMAQHFQEQLLEALPEAVALVGTGDYHKIVDVIQRAEAGERVKEVSQEPTYIADETTPRYRTTTEGVAYLRIAEGCDYRCAFCIIPHLRGSQRSRPIESIVAEAERLASEGVQELILISQITTNYGLDLYGEPRLAELLRALGTVDIPWIRMHYAYPTGLTPRVIEAIRETPNALPYLDLPLQHSHPEVLRAMNRPWQGHVNDGIIERIKASIPHAVMRTTFIVGFPGETDEHFEHLLHFVERHEFDHVGVFTFSPEEGTPAYNLPDQLPQSLMDERRDALMTRQQPISLKKNQAEIGKVVNVLIEQENPETGELVGRSARFSPEVDGLVYVQGDARLGSMVPVVIDHADVYDLYGHVAPASDLLHTPSLSVP from the coding sequence ATGGGCAATAAGCCGACGATTGCTGTCACGCATTTAGGCTGCGAAAAGAACCGGGTAGACACTGAGCATATGCTTGGTCTCCTGGTTCAGGCGGGCTTTCCGGTTGATTCTGATGAAGAATTCGCCGACTATGTGATTGTGAACACTTGCAGTTTTATCCAGGCTGCCCGTGAGGAATCGGTACGCACGCTGGTTGAGCTTGCAGAAGCCCGTAAAAAAATTGTGATTACTGGTTGCATGGCGCAGCACTTTCAGGAGCAACTCTTAGAGGCGCTACCGGAGGCTGTGGCGTTGGTGGGGACTGGGGACTATCACAAGATTGTGGATGTGATTCAGCGGGCAGAAGCGGGCGAACGGGTGAAGGAAGTATCCCAGGAGCCGACTTACATTGCGGATGAGACGACTCCCCGCTATCGAACCACGACAGAAGGAGTTGCCTATCTGCGGATTGCAGAAGGGTGTGATTATCGGTGTGCCTTTTGCATCATTCCTCACCTGCGGGGGAGCCAACGATCGCGCCCAATCGAGTCCATCGTGGCAGAGGCAGAGCGCCTGGCATCTGAGGGTGTGCAGGAACTCATTTTGATTTCCCAGATTACCACCAACTATGGCCTGGATCTTTACGGGGAACCCAGACTGGCAGAATTACTGCGAGCTTTGGGAACGGTCGATATTCCCTGGATTCGAATGCACTATGCCTATCCCACGGGGCTAACCCCCAGGGTGATTGAGGCAATCCGTGAAACCCCCAATGCGCTTCCCTATCTCGATTTGCCCTTGCAGCACTCCCACCCGGAAGTATTGCGGGCAATGAATCGTCCCTGGCAGGGGCATGTCAACGATGGCATCATCGAACGGATTAAGGCATCCATTCCCCATGCTGTGATGCGGACAACCTTCATCGTGGGCTTCCCCGGTGAAACTGATGAACACTTTGAACACCTGCTGCACTTTGTTGAGCGTCACGAATTTGACCATGTCGGCGTTTTCACCTTTTCGCCGGAGGAAGGAACTCCTGCTTACAACCTGCCGGATCAACTGCCCCAATCCCTCATGGATGAGCGGCGTGACGCGCTGATGACCAGACAACAACCCATTTCCCTCAAGAAAAATCAGGCTGAAATTGGCAAAGTTGTGAATGTTTTGATTGAACAAGAAAACCCGGAAACCGGCGAACTGGTAGGGCGCTCTGCTCGCTTCTCACCTGAAGTGGATGGACTGGTCTACGTTCAGGGAGATGCCCGTCTGGGATCGATGGTTCCGGTGGTGATTGACCATGCCGATGTGTATGACCTGTATGGTCATGTGGCCCCGGCGTCTGATTTGCTCCACACCCCCTCACTCAGCGTTCCATAA